AGGAGATTTAGATTTAGGATTGGAAGATAATAAATCAGAAGAATTCTCTAGCTTATTTGAAGAAGAAAGCTCGGGTAATGATGAGTTTGATACTTTGAACTTGTTCGCTGATGATTCAGAAACCAACGAGATCGTTCTCGATGCGATCGAAGATTTAGATAATCTTGGCAACCTAGAACCATCCGACGATATAGTTTTGGGAGAACTCGAAGCTGACTTATTTGCTGGGGTTGAATCTCCAGCAAGTCCGGACTGGAGCAAGTTAGAGCGGCTACTGGGAGAAGAAACGCCATCTGCCGATCGCCAATCGGTATTTAGCGAACTTGAAGCCTTTCTCGATGCACCAGTAATCCTGCCTGGAGATACTGCTGCGGATAGTACCTCGGAACAAGAGACATCGGTTCCTCTGATACTAGATGAAGACGATACCGAATTTAACGACCTCGAAAAGCTTCTAGATGAGGCAGATCAAGCCCTCGGAGGACCGCCGACGGCCAAAGCAGCAGCACCGCGATCGCCGAAACCCACAAAACGGGTGGAGCAAAATATGCGGGTTCCGATCAAACAACTGGACAACCTCAGTAACCTCGTCGGAGAACTGGTCGTTAACCGCAATAGCCTCGAGCAAAACCAAGAACGGTTGCGTCAATGCTTAGATAACTTACTCTATCTCGTACAACAACTGAGCGATGTTGGCGGGAAAATGCGAGACCTCTACGAACGCAGCTTGTTGGAAGCGGCTCTGCTCAACTCCCGTCAGAGTCACAAAAACTTTGGTGGTGGTGGCGGCGGAGCAGCAGCAGACAACTCCGGCCACAACGACGGTTGGGATCACATCGAGATGGACCGATTCACTCCCTTCCATACCCTCTCGCAAGAGACCATCGAGTTAATCGTCCGGGTTCGCGAGTCTTCCTCCGATATTGAATTTATCGTGGAAGAAACCGACCAAGTCACCCGTCAGTTCCGACAAGTGACCACCCAGCTCCAAGAAGGTCTGACGCGAACGCGAATGGTTCCCTTTGCGCAAACCGCCGATCGCTTGCCGGGTGCGGTTCGCCGCATTGCCACCCAATTAAACAAACAAGCGGAAATCCAGATTGAAGGGAAAGATACCCTGATCGATAAGATGATTCAGGAACAACTGTTCGATCCAATGACGCATTTGATTAACAATGCTATGACTCATGGGATTGAATCGCCGTCCGCGCGCAAATCATTAGGAAAACCGGCCACCGGAAAAATTACCGTGCGTGCCTTCCACCAGGGGAATCAAACCGTGATTTCGGTCTCGGACGATGGTGCAGGAATTAATACGGAAGTGGTGAAAACCAAGGCTTTGGAAAAAGGATTGATTACACCCCAAGAAGCCGAGACCATATCCCGATTGGATATTTACGATTTACTCTTCCATCCGGGATTTAGTACGAAAGATAAAGCCGGTAAATTTGCCGGTCGTGGTGTTGGTATGGATGTGGTGCGGGTGGCTCTGCGGGAGATTCGCGGGGTGATTACGACGGATTCGACGGAAGGACAAGGGACGACGTTTACGATTCGATTGCCGCTGACTCTGAGTATTTCTAAGGCGCTTTGTTGTATCAGCAACCACGCGCGGATTGCCTTCCCCATGGATGGGGTGGAAGATATGCTCGACGTGCCGAAGGAGCGAGTTTATACGAATAAGGAAGGGCAAAACTGTATTAAGTGGCGCGATACGGAACTGCCTTTCCGCCACTTATCCGAGCTGTTGCAATACAACCGCACTTTGGGTCGCGGACGGGTATTTGGTGGCGCCTCCGAAGATGATATTATTTCGATCGCCATTTTGCGCAGTGCCGGTCAATATTTGGCGTTGCAAGTCGATCAGGTTTTGGGAGAACAAGAGATTGTAATTAAGCAACTCGAAGGGCCGATTCCGAAACCGAGCGGCGTTGCGGGAGCGACAGTGCTGGGGGATGGGCGGATTATGCCGATCGCCGACGTGCTCGAGTTAATCGATCTGTCGATGGGTCGTTCCCGTCGCGATGCCCGCATGTGGCAAGAAGTAGTGCCGGTGGAACCGCAAGTAGTGGCGAAGTCGGAACCGACGGTGTTGATTGTGGACGATTCGATTACGGTACGCGAGCTGCTGTCGATGACGTTTGTCAAGTCCGGATATCGGGTGGAGCAAGCGCGGAACGGGTTGGATGCTTGGGAAAAATTGCGATCGGGCCTGCCTTGCGACATGATTTTCTGCGACATCGAGATGCCGAAACTGAATGGTTTGGAACTGTTGGAACGGTTGCAAGGCGATGAGGTATTGCGCGAGATTCCGATGGCAATGCTGACCTCTCGCGGTGCGTCTAAGTATCAACAACATGCTGCTTCTTTGGGAGCGAAAGGCTATTTCACTAAGCCTTATTTGGAGGAAGCGTTGTTAGAAGCGGCGCACAAAATGCTGAAAGGAGAAAACTTATTGGCAGGCACGTTGAGCGATGCTCAAGAGAGTGCGGAAACGACGATCGTCGGCGGTTAATTTCTCGGTCTCGAGGGTAAGAAAATGCAGCGTTACTGGCGTCAATTCTGGTACGGGAAATATCGCTGGATTGCACGAGTTCTCTTCGGGGCGATCGTTGTTGCGTTCGTGGCGCGATCGCTTCCTTATCTAATGCCGATTCGAGCGGCCGATATTGCGCAAACGGATGGCGCGATTGAGTTTACGGATCGCTATGGCTTGCCTCTGGGCACTTTATTGACACGCGATCGCGATCGCACTGCGGTTGTCCCGCTCGAGCAAATATCTCCTACGTTTATTCAAGCAATTATTGCGGCTGAAGATAAGCGTTATTATCATCATGGCGCGATCGATGTCGTTGCGATCGCTCGTGCGGTTTTGGAAGCCATGCAAGCGCGCGAAATTGTCAGCGGTGCGTCCACGATTACCATGCAACTGGCGCGGATGCTCCATCCTACGCCTCGCACGTTACCGAATAAAGTGGGGGAAATTTGGACATCCTGGCGCTTAACAGCGGGAATGAATAAAGACGAGATTCTTGCGGCTTATATTAATCGATTGCCCATGGGTAGCAATTTGTACGGGGTGGAAGCGGCGGCTCGGACTTATTTTGGGATTGGGGCGATCGCTCTGAACCTGGCTCAGGCAACACTACTCGCCTCCCTGCCGAACGATCCGGTGGATCTCGATCCCTATTACGAATGGGAGGCACTGAAGCAGCGGCAACGGTACGTGCTCGATCGCATGGTTGAAGATAAATTAATTACTGCAATACAAGGGGAACGCACGTATCGAGAACAGGTGATTTTGCGATCGCGCCAAGAAGGCATTGTTGCTGCACCCCACTTCCTTTTCTGGGTTGCCCAACACCTGCCAACTCCAGCACCAGCAAAGGTTCGCGCCACTCTCGATCGCCGCTTGCAAAAATTTGTCAGCACTCAAGTCGAACAAATTGTCACCGCGCTAGCCCCCCAGCGAGCCAACCATGCTGCCGCCCTAGTTGTCAATAATCATACTGGAGAAGTCCTCGCCTACGTGGGGTCGCCCGACTATTTCGAGAGTCAAGAGGGGCAAAATGACGGCGTACAAGCCTTGCGCCAGCCCGGATCGACTTTAAAGCCATTTTTGTATCAATTCGCCCTAGAACAAGGCATTATTCAACCGCAGAGCATCTTAGCAGACGTGCCCACCACCTATGCGATTCCCGGCGCCAAACTCTATCGTCCGGTGGACTATAGCGAAACCTTTTTAGGGCCGGTGCGGGTGCGCTTGGCATTAGCCAATTCTCTCAATATCCCTGCCGTACGCGTCTTAGAGAAAGTTGGCGTACCGATTTTTCTCGACTACTTGCGCGAGTTAGGTTTCGTTCATCTCACTTATCCTCCCGAACATTACGGTTTGGGGTTAACCTTAGGCAGTGGAGAGGTGAGTTTATGGGAATTGACAGCGGCGTATTTGCGATTGGCACGGGATGGAGCGTCCGTTCCGCTGGTGACTTATGTGGGTGCAGAACCCCCCGCGCTAGTTTCCCCAAATGAGACAACTTCTTGGCAACTGGTGCGGGATATGCTCGGCGATCGCCACGCTCGCGCCACTGCTTTTGGAGTAAACTCCGTCTTAGACTTACCATTTCCCGCAGCCGTGAAAACGGGAACCTCGTCTGACTTTCGCGATACCTGGACGGTTGGCTTTAGCAAGGATTATACCGTGGCAACCTGGGTGGGAAACTTTGATGGCACGCGAATGAAGCAAGTTTCTGGAGTGATGGGAGCGGCGCCATTGTGGAATCGGATTATGCAACATTTACACCAAGAGAGAGAACCGGAAGGTTTTGCGACTCCATCGGGTTTAGTTCGGCATCCCATTTGTGCGGTTACCGGGCATTTAGTTGGTATGGAGGGGATAAACTTGGATTGTCCTTCAGCAACGGTTCTCGAATATATCAATTTGGAAGAAAGTACGGCCGATCTCAGTGCCAAGATAAGCGATCGCGCGATATCCAATTCCGAGCTGCCTCCAGAATATAATGAGTGGCTCGCGCACCAACCGGAGCAACAACGGAGCGGGAAGTTAAGAATTATTTTTCCAGAGAATAATGACTATTTTCTCTTATCCCAAAATGCTTTATCTCCCGATGGTGTCGGTAAATCCCCATTTTCTCCAGAGCGCATTCAGTTCCGAGTAGCGGGAAGTCTGGAAGAACCAATTGAATGGTGGTTGAATGGGGAGAAGATCGGAAACGGAACGTCGCGATCGCTCTTTTGGCCGATGGAAGCTGGCAGTTGGAGTTTAGAAGTTAGAAGGAAAAATAGCGAAGTTGGCGATCGTATTGCGTTCCAAGTTCGGGAGCCTGAGGAACCTCAAAGTCGCCGAGGATTTTCTATTGCTCATTGAGCGCCTTCTGTTCCTTAAGTACTGCCCATCAAATATAACAACGCCATTCTAACCGCAACTCCACTGCTAACTTGTTGTGAAATTAGACTAAACTGCGGATCGTCCATTAGATCGGAGTCGATCTCCACGCCTCGGTTTACCGGGCCGGGATGGAGGACTTTCACGTGGGGTTGGCATCGTTGCAGGCGATCGCGAGTAATGCCAAACTGTTGATGGTATTCTCGGGCGCTCGGCAATAAATGCTGGGTCATTCTTTCTGTTTGCAGGCGCAGAGTCATGACAAAATCAGCATTGTCTAGAGCGGGTTCGAGAGATGAATGGAGGAAGAGTTTTCCCGGTCTCTCCCAGTCCGAGCTAGCTTGCAGGTATTGAGAAAAAATTTGCGGTAACAGAGTGGGGGGAGCGGCCAGATGAACTTCGGTTCCGGTTGCGGTTAAGCTCCACAGATTAGAACGAGCGACGCGAGAATGGAGAATATCGCCGACGATCGCAATTTTTTTTCCCTGTAAAAGTTCTAAGCGAGGATCTTCTGGATCGAGTAAGGTACAGAGAGTAAAGAGATCGAGTAAGGCTTGGGAAGGATGTTCGTGCTGGCCGTCTCCGGCATTGACCACGCCAACATTGGCATTGATGCGATCGAGTTCGGCAGCGATCGCGCTCGGAACTCCAGCTTCCTTATGGCGAATTACCATAAGATCGGTTCCCATAGCCAAATAAGTCTTCGCCGTGTCTAAAATGGTTTCTCCTTTCGACAGAGACGAAGACCCCGGAGAAAAATTGAGAGTATCGGCACTGAGGCGCTTGGCCGCTAGTTCAAAGCTACTGCGGGTGCGCGTCGAGGGTTCAAAAAAGAGGTTGGTCACCACCTTCCCTTGCAAGGTAGGAAGCTTCTTCGCCTTTTTGGTCGGTCGAGACAGAACGTCTGATAAACTCGCTGCTGTCTGGAGAACGATATTATATTGATCTGGGGTAAAGTCAGCCAGAGAAAGGATATGGGAGCGTCCAAAAGTCATCGATCGTCAGTCAGCGTTAATGGCCAATAGTTACTCTACATAAAATTTAGCCCGATCGCACTTCAGTTTGTCTGTAATGAAGATAAAGATGTAACGGGAGGCTCCGGCAAGATGATTCGATATTGGCATAAAGGAGCGATGGCTCTGTTGACCGGTATGATAGTTGTAGTGCTGAATGGATGTGCGATTTCTTCCACCTCATCCTCTCCTTCAGCAACCTTATCCGTGTCGGGAGATTCGGAGTTTGCTGCGGTAAATCTTAACGCCGAGCGGCAAACGGTGACGTTCTATTATCCCGATGCTCTCTGCGAAACGTTTATTTCCACCCCTATAGAAGTTTCCGTTGCTGACGGACTTTCAGAAACTGTTAATCGCGTCATCGAACAAGGAACGACGGCTGATTTTAGAATTGCCGGCTATCGAATTCAACCCGAGCCGGGAGAGAATAAGGTAGCGATCGATTTCCGTTTGGCGCCAGACTCGCAACGGGTATTTGTCTCTCTGTCTACTTGCGAGCGGTTTGCTCTCCTCGGGAGTTTGCGCAAAACCCTTACCGAACACGAGGCATGGAATATTGATGAGGTTAGCTTTACCTATCGCGGCCGGGCGATCGCATTTTAATCTGATTTGAGAGGTAACCGAGAGCAGACATAGCGAGCATGTTGTAAGATCGATAACTAGAATCATCAATGGTAAGACTTTGCGATCGTGACCGGTATCATTAATCAAACTTTGACGCTGAACGAGTTTCTGGAGCTACCAGAAACCGAACCGGCCAGCGAATACACGAACGGTCATATCGTCCAAAAACCAATGCCAAAAGGAAAGCATAGTCGATTACAACTCCAACTTTGTAATCGCATCAATCTTATCGCCGAATCCGCACAAATTGCTTATGCTTTTCCCGAACTACGCTGTAGCTTTGACCTTCGTTCTGTCGTACCGGATATTGCTGTTTTTTTATGGTCGCGAATTCCATTTGATGAGGACGGTGAAGTTCCCAATGACTTTTTCTTAGTCCCGGATTGGACAATTGAAATTCTCTCCCCCGAACAACGTTCAACTCGCGTCATTGACAATATTCTCTATTGCTTGGAGCATGGTTGCCAACTTGGCTGGTTAATCGATCCAACCGATCGCTCGATTTTGGTGTTTCGTCCGCAATTGCAACCACTGATATTACGAGATGGCGATCGCCTATCCGTTCCAGAGTTTATCGACTTAGACGTAACTGTTGACGAGATTTTTAGTTGGTTGAAAATGAGCCGATAGTGTTTTGGTTTTCCATACTGGATATGACTAGACTGCCAATTCTCAATTTGAACTCTAAACTTCTGGTCAAGTCAGCAAGGGTCGGATACAATAAAGCCCGAATCCCAGACCCATAAAGTGGAGTGACCGATGGCGTTCATCGCAACAATAGCAGAAGAACCGAGTGCGATCGCAGCAAACCTAGAGCAATTTCTCCTCGTCCTCTCCGTATCCCTCAGCGTCGCGACTCTACCGCAAATTATTCCCTGGTTTCGCCAAATTCCCTATACGCTCCTACTGGTTATCGTCGGCCTGGGATTAGCCTTAGTAGACGTGCGCCTGGTTAACCTCTCACCAGAACTTATTCTCTCCATCTTCCTGCCTCCCCTGCTCTTTGAAGCGGCCTGGAACTTGAAATGGTCGGAGTTGAGGCAAAACATTATCCCCGTTAGTCTCTTTGCTGCCATTGGCGTTGTTATTTCCGTCGTCGGTATTGGCATTGGCGTCCATCAGTTTGCCGGACTTTCCCTGTCTATTGCCTTGCTCCTCGGCGCCAGTCTCTCTGCCACCGATCCCGTTTCTGTCGTCGCCTTGTTTCGCGAGTTGGGTGCACCCAAACGCTTGAGCGTGGTGATGGAAGGAGAAAGTTTATTCAATGATGGCGTTGCTGTGGTTGCCTTTAGTTTGCTCGTGGGTATTCCCCTCGGCATCGAACAGTTTGACCTGCAAGTGAGCATTCTCCGATTTATTTCCTTCGTCGGTTTGGGACTGGGAGTTGGCGGACTCGTTGGCTTTGGTATTTCCTATTTAACGCAACGCTTCGATCTTCCTCTGGTGGAACAATCTCTAACGCTGATTTCTGCCTACGGAACTTATATTATTGTAGAAGAATTCGGAGGATCGGGCGTAATTGGCGTGGTGACTGTCGGCCTGATTTTAGGTAACTTTGGTTCCCGGATTGGCATGAATCCCCGCACCCGAGTCATCGTCAGCGAGTTTTGGGAATTTCTCGCCTTTTTTATTAATTCTATTGTCTTTTTGCTGATTGGCGATCAGATTCACTTTGCTAGCTTAGTTGAAAACTTTGATGAAATTTTAATTGCGATCGCGGCGACGGTTATCACTCGGGCCATTGCCATTTACGGACTTGGTAGTTTGAGCAATCTCATAACTCCAGTGAAGATAGGTTTGCCGGAACAAACCGTTCTCTGGTGGGGAGGGTTGCGCGGCTCGGTTTCCATTGCTCTGGCGTTAAGTTTGCCTACGGTTTTGCCGGAGCGAGAACAAATTAGTGCGATTGTTTTTGGCGTGGTTTTATTTACCTTACTCGTGCAAGGATTAACGATTAAACCGTTACTGCAAAATCTAAATCTTTTAGGAGATGAACCTCTACGACGGCAATATCTAGAAGCGGTGGCTCGCCGAGTTGCCCTCAACCGAGTTATGGAGCGCTTGGAGTCTGGCAAACAACGTCCGGAAATTGAGCCGGAATACTATCGCTATCAAGCAGCATTAGTGCAGGGACAACTCAATCAATTAGAAAGCGAGATTACAGAACTGCGGCAACGACATCCGGAAACCAGGGAATATGCGATCGAACAATTGCGCGAAGAGTTATTGGCGATCGAGGCCGATACTTATGCTGATTTTATCAAATCGGGACAGTTAAATTCCGAACTTTCGCCTTATTTAACTGATGTGCTTAGTTCTGATGAGTAGAGGTTATCTGGACTGGCAATCATTATATCAATTTAGGAATAGGGTCTCGCGTTACGACCATCATACTCAATCTCGGTTAATGCTGCGATCGCCTTCCATTCTGTCAGAGATAAATTAAAAGGTGGCGAACAATTTCCACCACCTTTTCGCTCTTCAACTGTCTGCGATCGCCTGTACTTCTGCCACCGATAAGTTCAAAGCTGTGGCAATTTGCTCGGCGTTAAGTCCCATCTCAGTGAGGCGAGCGACGGCGTCCCGTTGCGATCGCTCGGCTCTTTCTGCTCGTTCTTCAGCCAAGGTAGCGCGTTCCTCAGCCAAGGCAGCGCGCTCTTCCCCGGTCAGCAATAAATTACCCGAATCATCCCACCAACGCAGCCAACGTTGCTCTTGATTTTGATAACTCCCTTGCCACAGTCCTAACTCCACACCTAATGGCGGAATTTCGTAATGTCCGCGACTATTGGCCGTCAATCGTTGATAGCTTCCATCCTGCAACCGGTAGACTTCCAACGTTCCCATGCTCATGGAAAAGATTCCGTAGTAGGGAATACGCATTACTTGTTCGTAAACCCAAAATTTCCCCGGTTTGCTTTTTTCCGTACCATTGGCTGCAGCTAGAGCCGTATTATCTCTTTCTTCTGTCCCGTCTCCGCTGGCGAATTCCAGGGCGATAAAGGGGGTAATATGTTCTTGCCAGAGAACGTAGGAACGACGATATTCCCCATCTAACAGAGGGGGAACGTTGGGAACATAAAACCAATCTGGAGCTTCGCATCCTCGTTGCGGGGGATCGGTCAGTCGCCAATAAATGCCACAATCTTGTCCGATCGCATATTGTCCGTCCGGATGCCGCCCGCGCAGTACCGCTCCGATGGAGTCGGTGAGGATAATGCTTTGCGGGTGTTCTTGAAAGTTCTTCACAAAGGTTCCATCATTTTCCGGTAGTTCTTTATGGTCGGGCAGTTTCGCAGGTAGAGTTACGGCTTGGGTCATTCCATCGTCTTCCGGTAAGTCTTTATGGTCGGGCAGTTTCGCGGGTAAACTTACGGCTTGGGTCATCGCTCTTCTCGATACCGTTATTTTGAATTATATCCCAGAAAACCTATCTCAATACCGGTCGAGGGCAAGCTGAGGGAGACACATGACTTGCCAAGCCAGAGTATTGTCAAAAAAAAGCGATCGCACTGTGGAAATGCGATCGCTTTTTTTCAATTATTCATTACCGCCAACAAATTGGTCGATAACCCAAGAAACGAGGGATAAAACAATCGAACCGAGGATCGCGGGTAAAAAACCGTTGATGGTAAATCCGGGGGTGAAATAACCCACCAAACCTAAAGAAATTGCGTTCACCACTAATAAAAATAAGCCTAAGGTCAAGACTGTTAGCGGTAGGGTGAGCAAGGTAAGAATGGGTTTAATAATGGCATTGACCAATCCCATCACGACTGCGCCAATGGCAGCAGCTTGCCAACTGGCGATCGCCAAACCGGGAACCAGGTATGCAGTAATTGCTAAAGACAGAGCTGCTAACGCCCAAGTCAGAAAAAATCCAATCATAATTATTATCTCGAGATGCTAACGTCACTCCTTCAATCATAAATCCAGTTTGTAGGTTGGGTTGAGCCTGCGTTATCCCAAATCCGTTTTATTGAGGATGTTTTCGAGGTCTGCCGTAGAGACAAGGCATGCCTTGTCTCTACTGGGTTTCGGTTAATTATTGAATATAGTCTGTCCTCATCTTCA
This region of Roseofilum casamattae BLCC-M143 genomic DNA includes:
- a CDS encoding Uma2 family endonuclease — protein: MTGIINQTLTLNEFLELPETEPASEYTNGHIVQKPMPKGKHSRLQLQLCNRINLIAESAQIAYAFPELRCSFDLRSVVPDIAVFLWSRIPFDEDGEVPNDFFLVPDWTIEILSPEQRSTRVIDNILYCLEHGCQLGWLIDPTDRSILVFRPQLQPLILRDGDRLSVPEFIDLDVTVDEIFSWLKMSR
- a CDS encoding aspartate carbamoyltransferase catalytic subunit, with translation MTFGRSHILSLADFTPDQYNIVLQTAASLSDVLSRPTKKAKKLPTLQGKVVTNLFFEPSTRTRSSFELAAKRLSADTLNFSPGSSSLSKGETILDTAKTYLAMGTDLMVIRHKEAGVPSAIAAELDRINANVGVVNAGDGQHEHPSQALLDLFTLCTLLDPEDPRLELLQGKKIAIVGDILHSRVARSNLWSLTATGTEVHLAAPPTLLPQIFSQYLQASSDWERPGKLFLHSSLEPALDNADFVMTLRLQTERMTQHLLPSAREYHQQFGITRDRLQRCQPHVKVLHPGPVNRGVEIDSDLMDDPQFSLISQQVSSGVAVRMALLYLMGST
- a CDS encoding Na+/H+ antiporter; translation: MAFIATIAEEPSAIAANLEQFLLVLSVSLSVATLPQIIPWFRQIPYTLLLVIVGLGLALVDVRLVNLSPELILSIFLPPLLFEAAWNLKWSELRQNIIPVSLFAAIGVVISVVGIGIGVHQFAGLSLSIALLLGASLSATDPVSVVALFRELGAPKRLSVVMEGESLFNDGVAVVAFSLLVGIPLGIEQFDLQVSILRFISFVGLGLGVGGLVGFGISYLTQRFDLPLVEQSLTLISAYGTYIIVEEFGGSGVIGVVTVGLILGNFGSRIGMNPRTRVIVSEFWEFLAFFINSIVFLLIGDQIHFASLVENFDEILIAIAATVITRAIAIYGLGSLSNLITPVKIGLPEQTVLWWGGLRGSVSIALALSLPTVLPEREQISAIVFGVVLFTLLVQGLTIKPLLQNLNLLGDEPLRRQYLEAVARRVALNRVMERLESGKQRPEIEPEYYRYQAALVQGQLNQLESEITELRQRHPETREYAIEQLREELLAIEADTYADFIKSGQLNSELSPYLTDVLSSDE
- a CDS encoding hybrid sensor histidine kinase/response regulator encodes the protein MEEESSDLELSLDEEAGAELDDLSLEMEEESLDLELSLDEEAGSELDDLSLEMEEESLDLELSLDEEASSELDDLSLEMTDNLQGLDLSLDGETSSDLDELSLEMEGDLDLGLEDNKSEEFSSLFEEESSGNDEFDTLNLFADDSETNEIVLDAIEDLDNLGNLEPSDDIVLGELEADLFAGVESPASPDWSKLERLLGEETPSADRQSVFSELEAFLDAPVILPGDTAADSTSEQETSVPLILDEDDTEFNDLEKLLDEADQALGGPPTAKAAAPRSPKPTKRVEQNMRVPIKQLDNLSNLVGELVVNRNSLEQNQERLRQCLDNLLYLVQQLSDVGGKMRDLYERSLLEAALLNSRQSHKNFGGGGGGAAADNSGHNDGWDHIEMDRFTPFHTLSQETIELIVRVRESSSDIEFIVEETDQVTRQFRQVTTQLQEGLTRTRMVPFAQTADRLPGAVRRIATQLNKQAEIQIEGKDTLIDKMIQEQLFDPMTHLINNAMTHGIESPSARKSLGKPATGKITVRAFHQGNQTVISVSDDGAGINTEVVKTKALEKGLITPQEAETISRLDIYDLLFHPGFSTKDKAGKFAGRGVGMDVVRVALREIRGVITTDSTEGQGTTFTIRLPLTLSISKALCCISNHARIAFPMDGVEDMLDVPKERVYTNKEGQNCIKWRDTELPFRHLSELLQYNRTLGRGRVFGGASEDDIISIAILRSAGQYLALQVDQVLGEQEIVIKQLEGPIPKPSGVAGATVLGDGRIMPIADVLELIDLSMGRSRRDARMWQEVVPVEPQVVAKSEPTVLIVDDSITVRELLSMTFVKSGYRVEQARNGLDAWEKLRSGLPCDMIFCDIEMPKLNGLELLERLQGDEVLREIPMAMLTSRGASKYQQHAASLGAKGYFTKPYLEEALLEAAHKMLKGENLLAGTLSDAQESAETTIVGG
- a CDS encoding phage holin family protein; protein product: MIGFFLTWALAALSLAITAYLVPGLAIASWQAAAIGAVVMGLVNAIIKPILTLLTLPLTVLTLGLFLLVVNAISLGLVGYFTPGFTINGFLPAILGSIVLSLVSWVIDQFVGGNE
- the pbpC gene encoding penicillin-binding protein 1C, which codes for MQRYWRQFWYGKYRWIARVLFGAIVVAFVARSLPYLMPIRAADIAQTDGAIEFTDRYGLPLGTLLTRDRDRTAVVPLEQISPTFIQAIIAAEDKRYYHHGAIDVVAIARAVLEAMQAREIVSGASTITMQLARMLHPTPRTLPNKVGEIWTSWRLTAGMNKDEILAAYINRLPMGSNLYGVEAAARTYFGIGAIALNLAQATLLASLPNDPVDLDPYYEWEALKQRQRYVLDRMVEDKLITAIQGERTYREQVILRSRQEGIVAAPHFLFWVAQHLPTPAPAKVRATLDRRLQKFVSTQVEQIVTALAPQRANHAAALVVNNHTGEVLAYVGSPDYFESQEGQNDGVQALRQPGSTLKPFLYQFALEQGIIQPQSILADVPTTYAIPGAKLYRPVDYSETFLGPVRVRLALANSLNIPAVRVLEKVGVPIFLDYLRELGFVHLTYPPEHYGLGLTLGSGEVSLWELTAAYLRLARDGASVPLVTYVGAEPPALVSPNETTSWQLVRDMLGDRHARATAFGVNSVLDLPFPAAVKTGTSSDFRDTWTVGFSKDYTVATWVGNFDGTRMKQVSGVMGAAPLWNRIMQHLHQEREPEGFATPSGLVRHPICAVTGHLVGMEGINLDCPSATVLEYINLEESTADLSAKISDRAISNSELPPEYNEWLAHQPEQQRSGKLRIIFPENNDYFLLSQNALSPDGVGKSPFSPERIQFRVAGSLEEPIEWWLNGEKIGNGTSRSLFWPMEAGSWSLEVRRKNSEVGDRIAFQVREPEEPQSRRGFSIAH
- a CDS encoding Uma2 family endonuclease, coding for MTQAVTLPAKLPDHKELPENDGTFVKNFQEHPQSIILTDSIGAVLRGRHPDGQYAIGQDCGIYWRLTDPPQRGCEAPDWFYVPNVPPLLDGEYRRSYVLWQEHITPFIALEFASGDGTEERDNTALAAANGTEKSKPGKFWVYEQVMRIPYYGIFSMSMGTLEVYRLQDGSYQRLTANSRGHYEIPPLGVELGLWQGSYQNQEQRWLRWWDDSGNLLLTGEERAALAEERATLAEERAERAERSQRDAVARLTEMGLNAEQIATALNLSVAEVQAIADS